A stretch of the Notamacropus eugenii isolate mMacEug1 chromosome 2, mMacEug1.pri_v2, whole genome shotgun sequence genome encodes the following:
- the PTMA gene encoding prothymosin alpha: MSDTAVDTSSEISTKDLKEKKEVVEETENGRDAPANGNANEENGEQEADNEVDEEEEEGGEEEDEEEEGDGEEEDGDEDDEAETGTGKRAAEDDEEEDVDTKKQKTDEDD, from the exons ATGTCGGACACCGCCGTGGACACCAGCTCCGAGATCTCCACCAAG GAcctgaaagagaagaaggaagtggTGGAGGAGACGGAGAATGGCCGGGATGCGCCCGCCAACGGCAACGCT AACGAGGAGAACGGAGAGCAGGAGGCGGACAACGAAGtagacgaggaggaggaggagggaggcgaagaggaagatgaggaagaggaaggcgACG GTGAGGAGGAGGACGGAGACGAGGACGATGAAGCCGAGACAGGCACAGGCAAACGGGCAGCTGAGGATGATGAG GAGGAGGACGTGGACACCAAGAAGCAGAAGACCGACGAGGATGACTAG